The genomic interval ACAAAGCTATTCTTGTCAATACAGGTTGGTCAAAATACTGGAATACAGACTCATATTTCGAAAATCATCCTTTTATAAATAAAGAAGCAGCAGAATATATAAGAGATTGCCAGGTAAAACTGGTTGGGATCGACAGCCATAATATTGATGATACAAGAGGAAAAAGCAGGCCCGTTCATACTATTTTGTTAGGTTCTGAAATCCTGATTGTTGAACATTTATGTAATCTTGACAAACTGCCCGAAAGCAATTATAAGTTTAGTGCCGTTCCCCCAAAATTCAAGGGTGTGGGAACGTTTCCAGTCAGGGCATTTGCAACGGTATAAAAATCGTAAAAGCTCATCTTACAATCATTTATCCTTCATGAAAAATAAAATTATATTATCGCTGATATTCGGGGTGCTTTATGCGTGTGGGGTAAATGCACAAAGCCTGAACCGGGTAAAACCAGATAGTCTGTTTGCAATCATTTCCGACAACAATAAAGGGATGATGAGCGTAGCAATTTCTAAAAACGATTCAGTACTTTATCAAAAAGCAATTGGATTTGCATCCATCAATGATCAGGGTAAAGTTCCGGCTACTATTCATACCCGATACCGCGTAGGTTCAATTTCAAAGACTTTTACAGCAGTAATGATTTTTCAGCTGATTGAAAAAGGCAAACTGAGCTTGAATGATCCGCTGGCTAAATATTTTTCTACTATACCCAATGCCGATAAGATCACGGTCAGTAATCTGCTGAACCATAGAAGTGGTATATACAATTTTACGAATGACCCTGCTTACCTGCAATACATGACACAGCCTAAATCCCAAACCGAAATGGTGGAGATTATCGCTAAAAATAAATCTGATTTTGAGCCTGGTACAAAATTCGAGTACAGTAATTCAAATTATGTTTTGCTTGGTTACATCATTGAAAAAATTACCGGAAAAACTTATTCAGAAAACCTGGATCAGCGAATTGTAAAAAAGTTAAATCTGAAAGAAACCTATATTGGTACCAAAACAGATCTTAAAAAAAGCGAAAGTTATTCCTACCGGCTAAATGGTGTTTGGATACAACAACCTGAAACGGATCTGAGTACTGTTGCCGGCGCAGGTGCGGTTACTTCCACTCCTACCGAACTGAATATTTTTATAACGGCGCTTTTCAAAAACAAACTCGTTTCACCCACAAGCCTGACCCTGATGAAAACTTTAACTGAAGGCTACGGAATGGGGCTCTTTCAGGTACCTTTTGGTCAGAAAAAAGGCTATGGACATAATGGAATTATAGATGGGTTTGTCTCCAACGTTTTTTATTTTCCGGAAGATGATCTGGCTGTTTCTATTTGTTCCAATGGTGTTTCCTACCCATTGAATGATGTGCTTATTGCCATGCTGAATTCATATTACCAGGTTCCGTTCACATTACCATCTTTCAAAACCATTGCCTTAAAACCGGAAGAACTGGATATCTATCCGGGAATATATTCAAGTACTATGTTGCCCATTAAAATTACTGTTACCAAAACCACAAACGGTTTGATCGCGCAAGCTACCGGACAAGGCCCTTTCCCTCTGAGTGCATCGGAAAAGGATATTTTTAAATATGATGGGGCTGGTATTATTATGGCTTTTGATCCTTCCAAAAACGAATTTATATTAAAACAAGGCGGTAGGAATTTCCTTTTTACCAAAGAAAAATAAGGTTATCCCTAAACAATACCGGAAGGGTTTTGGTATTAAATCATTAACAATTCGATAAAAACAGCAAATAGGATGATAGCCGAAAAATTCAGCTTAGCTGGTAAAACTGCTTTAATTACGGGTTCCAGCCAGGGAATAGGAAAAGGAATCGCTCTGGCTTTTGCCGAATATGGTGCAAACATTATTCTGCATTGTAAAACAGATAAAAATGAAGCTGAGGAAGTGGCTAATGAAGTAAAAGGTATTGGAGTAGATGTTCATATTATTCAGGCTGACCTTTCTCATTCCGGAGCTGCGGCAGATTTATACCAAAAAGTATCTGAAATAGTTGAACAACTCGATATCCTGGTCATTAACGCTTCCGCCCAGATTCCTGCACGTTGGACGGAGGTCAGTGACAATGATATTGACATACAGGTCAATACGAATTTTAAATCCACCTTTCAGCTGATGCAGCAATTTGCGCCTGGCATGGCCGAAACAGGATGGGGCCGCATTCTTACCATTGGCAGTGTACAGCAAACCAGGCCTCATCCTTCCATGATTATTTATGCTGCTTTGAAATCTGCTGTTTTGAATCTTGTTCAGAATCTTGCAATGCAGCTGGCAGACAAGGGCGTGACAGTCAATAACCTGGCGCCTGGTGTAATTGCTACACCTCGGCTGGACGAGGACGTCCCCGAACCGGAAGAACGCATAAATAAGCGCCTGGAAACACCATCAGGAAACCTGGGAAACCCCGAAGATTGCGCCGCCATGGCACTTTTGCTGTGTTCAGCAGCAGGAAATTTCATTACCGGCCAAAATATTTATGTGGATGGTGGATTGAGTCTGTAAAACCTTGTCTATATTCATTTTCAAAACCTTAATTATTAAAAAATGAAAAACAGACTTCTATTACTATTGATGTTCACCATTTGCT from Dyadobacter sp. NIV53 carries:
- a CDS encoding serine hydrolase — translated: MKNKIILSLIFGVLYACGVNAQSLNRVKPDSLFAIISDNNKGMMSVAISKNDSVLYQKAIGFASINDQGKVPATIHTRYRVGSISKTFTAVMIFQLIEKGKLSLNDPLAKYFSTIPNADKITVSNLLNHRSGIYNFTNDPAYLQYMTQPKSQTEMVEIIAKNKSDFEPGTKFEYSNSNYVLLGYIIEKITGKTYSENLDQRIVKKLNLKETYIGTKTDLKKSESYSYRLNGVWIQQPETDLSTVAGAGAVTSTPTELNIFITALFKNKLVSPTSLTLMKTLTEGYGMGLFQVPFGQKKGYGHNGIIDGFVSNVFYFPEDDLAVSICSNGVSYPLNDVLIAMLNSYYQVPFTLPSFKTIALKPEELDIYPGIYSSTMLPIKITVTKTTNGLIAQATGQGPFPLSASEKDIFKYDGAGIIMAFDPSKNEFILKQGGRNFLFTKEK
- a CDS encoding SDR family NAD(P)-dependent oxidoreductase: MIAEKFSLAGKTALITGSSQGIGKGIALAFAEYGANIILHCKTDKNEAEEVANEVKGIGVDVHIIQADLSHSGAAADLYQKVSEIVEQLDILVINASAQIPARWTEVSDNDIDIQVNTNFKSTFQLMQQFAPGMAETGWGRILTIGSVQQTRPHPSMIIYAALKSAVLNLVQNLAMQLADKGVTVNNLAPGVIATPRLDEDVPEPEERINKRLETPSGNLGNPEDCAAMALLLCSAAGNFITGQNIYVDGGLSL